One Roseburia rectibacter DNA window includes the following coding sequences:
- a CDS encoding LytR/AlgR family response regulator transcription factor, which produces MLRIGICDDIREEVEKQEKQVRQITYQIGIRADIRKCYSGMDLLMEIELSGQFDIILLDIELGGMNGIETARQIRESDVNCNIIFITSFEQYSKEAISVHPFAFVDKPITYAQMEKLISDVYEKLQIDDKFAFKSNKTYYNISLNKIMYFMSEKRIINVYCIDKICTFYGKMNDVEINLRKKQVDFWRIHHSFWLIRGI; this is translated from the coding sequence ATGTTGAGGATAGGTATTTGTGATGACATAAGAGAAGAGGTTGAAAAACAGGAAAAACAGGTACGGCAAATTACATATCAGATAGGAATCCGGGCAGACATCAGAAAATGTTATTCAGGTATGGATCTTTTGATGGAAATAGAACTGAGCGGACAATTCGATATTATCCTGCTGGATATTGAACTTGGTGGGATGAATGGCATTGAGACGGCACGCCAGATCAGGGAGAGCGATGTAAATTGTAATATTATTTTCATCACGTCCTTTGAACAATACAGTAAGGAAGCAATCAGCGTACACCCCTTTGCATTTGTTGATAAACCTATTACATATGCACAAATGGAAAAGCTTATCAGTGATGTTTACGAAAAATTACAGATTGATGATAAATTTGCCTTTAAATCTAACAAAACATACTACAATATTAGTCTGAATAAAATTATGTATTTTATGAGTGAAAAAAGAATTATAAATGTATATTGTATAGATAAAATTTGTACATTTTATGGTAAAATGAATGATGTAGAAATAAATTTGAGGAAGAAGCAGGTGGACTTCTGGAGGATACATCATTCGTTTTGGTTAATCCGAGGTATATAG
- a CDS encoding helix-turn-helix domain-containing protein, which translates to MDIQGRIRELIEERSWTEYRLAKEANLSHSTVANMFNRNNAPTFPTLEAICNAFQMTLSQFFCEDGNLIELTDEEKELISRWKQLSAEQRKVLLELMGVI; encoded by the coding sequence GTGGATATACAAGGTAGAATACGTGAATTAATTGAAGAGCGCAGTTGGACGGAATACCGCTTAGCTAAAGAAGCGAATTTGTCGCATTCCACAGTGGCAAATATGTTTAACCGGAACAATGCGCCGACTTTTCCAACATTAGAAGCAATATGCAACGCATTTCAAATGACGTTATCTCAATTTTTCTGCGAAGATGGAAATCTAATTGAATTAACAGACGAAGAGAAAGAACTGATTTCAAGATGGAAACAGTTGAGCGCAGAACAGAGGAAAGTGTTATTGGAATTGATGGGTGTAATATAA